A single genomic interval of Rhea pennata isolate bPtePen1 chromosome 5, bPtePen1.pri, whole genome shotgun sequence harbors:
- the CREB3L1 gene encoding cyclic AMP-responsive element-binding protein 3-like protein 1 isoform X4 translates to MEDFSNELFSSFFDDPVLAEKNPLLDMDLDPPTPGIQAEHSYSLSGDSAPQSPLMPVKTEDNANELENGVWSLGPKLCSIMVKQEQNLALDLPESQLAASSIPMLNLNPLQRLPAPEETPIEMTPAPVIKAEPKEVNQFLNVPAVDDLVQMPPTPPSSHGSDSDGSQSPRSLPPSSPARPAARSSTAISTSPLLTAPHKLQGTSGPLLLTEEEKRTLIAEGYPIPTKLPLTKAEEKALKRVRRKIKNKISAQESRRKKKEYVECLEKKVETYTTENNELWKKVETLENANRTLLQQLQKLQALVAGKVSRPYKMASTQTGTCLMVLALCFVLILGSMMPCLPEFSSASQTVKATPAPDIYTTSKIQSRSLLFYDEGAGSLEERYSSFLTMDHPEGWEAEKGQSEERRPHLARTHETSKYLSKSQLEGPEQNQTDPTVTHLKEQFHERETSSSETAEFL, encoded by the exons AGGCAGAGCACAGCTACTCCCTCAGTGGAGactctgctccccagagcccACTCATGCCTGTCAAGACTGAAGATAATGCTAACG AGCTGGAGAATGGAGTGTGGTCTCTGGGGCCCAAGCTCTGCTCCATCATGGTGAAACAGGAACAGAACCTGGCTCTAGACCTGCCTGAGTCCCAGCTAGCTGCCAGCTCCATACCAATGCTGAACCTCAACCCTCTGCAGAGACTGCCAGCCCCTGAGGAG ACTCCCATAGAAATGACTCCAGCACCTGTGATCAAAGCTGAGCCCAAAGAGGTGAACCAGTTTCTAAATGTACCTGCAG TAGATGACCTGGTTCAGATGCCTCCAACTCCCCCCAGCAGCCATGGCAGTGACAGCGACGGATCCCAGAGCCCCCGgtccctgcctccctccagcccaGCCCGACCCGCTGCTCGCTCTTCCACTGCCATCTCCACCTCACCTCTCCTCACAGCACCACAT AAGTTACAAGGGACCTCTGGCCCTCTGCTCTTGACTGAAGAGGAGAAACGCACCTTGATTGCTGAGGGCTACCCCATTCCTACCAAGCTGCCCCTCaccaaagcagaggagaaagcacTGAAGAGGGTCAGGAGGAAAATCAAGAACAAG ATCTCTGCTCAAGAGAGTCGCAGGAAGAAGAAGGAGTATGTGGAGTGTCTTGAGAAAAA GGTTGAGACATACACGACAGAAAACAATGAACTCTGGAAAAAAGTGGAGACCttagaaaatgcaaacag GACTCTGCTACAACAGTTACAGAAGCTGCAGGCTCTCGTGGCTGGGAAAGTCTCCAGACCTTACAAAATGGCTTCCACCCAGACTGGGACCTGCCTAATG GTGCTGGCGCTCTGTTTCGTTCTGATCCTGGGATCCATGATGCCCTGTCTCCCTGAGTTCTCCTCAGCATCACAGACAGTGAAAGCAACACCAGCACCAGACATTTACACAACTAGTAAGA TTCAGTCGCGGAGCCTCCTATTCTATGATGAGGGTGCTGGCTCCTTAGAAGAGAGGTATAGTTCCTTCCTAACCATGGACCATCCTGAGGGATGGGAGGCCGAAAAAGGGCAGTCTGAAGAGCGAAGGCCTCATCTGGCCAGGACACATGAGACAAGCAAATATCTGAGCAAATCCCAGCTGGAGGGTCCTGAGCAGAACCAAACTGACCCAACTGTCACCCACCTCAAAGAGCAATTCCATGAGAG ggAGACAAGCTCCAGTGAGACAGCTGAATTTTTGTAG